One genomic window of Syngnathus acus chromosome 11, fSynAcu1.2, whole genome shotgun sequence includes the following:
- the ppp1r9a gene encoding neurabin-1 isoform X2 yields the protein MLKTEATGERTSLRSASPHRNAYRAEFQALKKAFDKPQTDGNAKPKDLERGKQPRGRQYGTHVSRIKDMFMQMGSESVAVKSRGQEDTSPQKPVKPTNFINKADGSVIKLHHSSSAERVGGAGAKFSETRKLFEQHSRDQSQSPVYSCGREKRGSHEHLDDCRGARSNRGSTDSLDSLCSRTEASSPTVSQLSAVFENADQHHQGMPCRGVSRRALYSPDGFHRQGGDISEDDARQSPNRGTYRSRKVGKFPSSVSADDLQSSSPAAETVERKLILRDKEAQDKADKRQLSNGSQVNGSCDEDDKHSETPQYIEEANDGSTSTNDVITNKTFEDATPDPPITKTALTEESQEDPTREDTSPDSPKDQADEPEEEYTGNERVIFNADGDACYQGWGESCTDPEDELYGDDEDFVYDPGADVTEIPGLPEENKDDVPPKRKIRFSTAPITVFNTFSNEDYDRRNEEVDPVASSAEYELEKRVEKLELFPVELEKDEDGLGISIIGMGVGADAGLEKLGIFVKTVIEGGAAERDSRIKVNDQIVEVDGTSLVGVTQSFAASVLRNTSGVVRFVIGRELPGQQSEVATLIQQTLEQEKRQRELLEQQYAQYDADDDEQTGEYATDDEEATPGTASEGKSIEVFDLPENEDVLSPSDLDATKLYQKFRELQIKHTVTEAEIQKLRNKLTSVEREKQRWEKEKCQLKASIEENKERMLKLESYWIEAQTLCHTVNEHLKEAQAQYQTLEKKYNKAKKLIKDFQQKEVEFIQKEDAERRRLEEAEKAHLAEIQALQVRIATLESELMQLMKQNNIQVNNNNSNGAERPRALRNSPDRAAALDRDLRKGSPSRAKGSRANSVSSTEGEVSEGRRSPGHSRSGSIRSAGSYDADPGGLASAEGSPRRKKEGSLATSSPSRRVDESGCTMPLAEDSPRKVKAKFQETHITLPHYSYYLGPTLSEDLSASSGSSVEISGLAGEAKTSGRDDNLALSSDEILEDEWIIKQHQWQNHSVSEWTSQQVADWLMGLSLEQYIPEFTAKNINGEKLLQLDRVELKSLGVTSSQDRSLIKKKIKGLQVLMEKAKRNHEKVEKQREKLKKKMVEQQQPE from the exons ATGCTGAAGACGGAGGCCACGGGGGAGAGGACCAGCCTCCGGAGTGCCTCCCCGCACCGCAATGCCTACCGGGCCGAGTTTCAGGCCCTCAAGAAGGCCTTCGACAAGCCTCAAACAGATGGAAATGCCAAGCCCAAGGACCTCGAACGGGGGAAGCAACCAAGGGGCCGCCAGTACGGCACACACGTCAGCCGCATTAAGGACATGTTCATGCAGATGGGCTCAGAAAGTGTGGCTGTCAAATCAAGGGGTCAAGAGGATACCTCACCCCAAAAACCGGTCAAGCCAACCAACTTCATTAACAAGGCGGATGGATCGGTGATAAAACTCCATCATTCCTCATCGGCTGAAAGGGTAGGCGGTGCGGGAGCAAAGTTCTCAGAAACCAGGAAGTTGTTTGAACAGCATTCACGTGACCAGTCCCAATCGCCAGTCTACTCTTGCGGACGCGAGAAAAGGGGTTCCCACGAGCACCTCGACGACTGCCGAGGTGCCAGGTCCAACAGAGGCAGTACGGACTCTCTGGACTCGCTGTGCTCCAGAACGGAGGCGTCGTCGCCAACTGTTAGCCAACTGAGTGCTGTTTTTGAAAATGCCGACCAACACCACCAGGGTATGCCCTGCAGGGGAGTCAGCAGACGGGCCTTGTACTCACCGGACGGATTCCATCGACAAGGCGGGGATATCAGCGAGGACGATGCGCGACAATCTCCAAATCGTGGAACTTATCGCAGCAGGAAAGTGGGCAAGTTCCCGTCATCTGTGTCCGCCGATGACCTTCAGAGTTCGAGTCCCGCGGCGGAGACAGTGGAGCGCAAGCTAATCTTACGAGACAAGGAAGCCCAGGATAAAGCTGATAAGAGACAACTATCTAATGGAAGTCAGGTCAATGGCTCCTGCGATGAAGATGACAAACATTCAGAAACACCACAATATATTGAGGAAGCTAATGACGGGTCAACAAGTACAAATGATGTGATTACCAACAAAACCTTTGAGGATGCAACTCCTGATCCACCAATCACAAAAACTGCTCTAACCGAAGAAAGCCAAGAAGATCCTACCAGAGAAGACACATCTCCGGACTCTCCCAAAGACCAAGCGGATGAACCCGAAGAGGAATACACCGGAAACGAGCGGGTGATTTTTAACGCGGATGGAGACGCGTGCTACCAGGGTTGGGGGGAAAGTTGCACCGATCCCGAGGATGAGCTCTATGGAGACGACGAAGATTTCGTCTACGACCCTGGCGCCGATGTAACCGAGATTCCTGGTTTGccagaggaaaacaaagacgATGTCCCGCCAAAGCGGAAGATTCGCTTCAGCACTGCTCCTATTACG GTATTCAACACCTTCTCCAACGAGGACTACGACCGCCGTAATGAAGAAGTGGATCCCGTGGCCTCGTCGGCAGAGTACGAGCTGGAGAAGCGCGTGGAGAAGCTCGAGCTTTTCCCTGTGGAGTTGGAGAAAG ATGAGGACGGTTTGGGGATCAGCATCATCGGCATGGGTGTCGGCGCTGATGCGGGCCTGGAGAAACTGGGCATCTTCGTCAAGACCGTCATTGAAGGCGGAGCGGCCGAAAGAGATAGCAG GATCAAAGTGAACGACCAGATAGTGGAGGTGGACGGGACCAGCCTGGTGGGCGTCACACAGAGTTTTGCAGCCTCTGTCCTCAGGAACACATCAGGAGTCGTACG CTTTGTTATTGGCCGAGAGCTACCGGGCCAGCAGAGTGAGGTGGCCACGCTCATCCAGCAGACCCTGGAGCAGGAGAAGAGACAGCGAGAGCTCCTGGAGCAGCAGTACGCTCAGTATGAcgccgatgatgatgag CAGACGGGTGAGTACGCCACAGACGACGAGGAGGCCACGCCCGGCACGGCGAGCGAGGGGAAGAGCATCGAAGTGTTCGACCTGCCGGAGAACGAGGACGTTTTGTCGCCCTCGGATTTGGATGCCACCAAATTGTACCAGAAATTCAGAGAG CTTCAGATCAAACACACAGTGACTGAGGCCGAGATCCAGAAGCTTAGAAACAAG TTGACCTCTGTGGAGAGGGAGAAGCAGCGCTGGGAGAAGGAAAAGTGCCAGTTGAAGGCCAGCATCGAGGAGAACAAGGAAAGGATGCTGAAGCTGGAGAGCTACTGGATCGAGGCGCAGACCCTGTGCCACACGGTCAACGAACACCTGAAGGAGGCCCAGGCGCAGTACCAGACTTTGGAGAAGAAGTACAACAAAGCCAAGAAACTCATCAAAGATTTCCAGCAAAA GGAGGTGGAGTTCATCCAGAAGGAGGACGCCGAAAGGAGACGACTGGAGGAGGCTGAGAAAGCTCACCTGGCTGAGATCCAGGCACTGCAAGTCAGG ATTGCAACACTGGAGTCGGAGCTGATGCAGTTGATGAAGCAGAACAACATTCaggtcaacaacaacaacagcaacggTGCCGAGAGGCCGCGCGCTCTGCGGAACAGCCCCGACAGAGCTGCGGCACTCGATAGAG acctgaggaagggtTCACCCAGCAGAGCGAAAGGCTCCAGAGCAAACAGCGTCAGCTCCACAGAGGGAGAG GTCTCAGAGGGGCGCCGCAGTCCAGGCCATAGTCGCTCTGGCTCCATTCGTAGTGCGGGTTCTTATGATGCGGACCCCGGGGGTTTGGCCAGTGCAGAAGGATCCCCCAGACGAAAAAAAGAAG GTTCTCTTGCAACATCAAGCCCCTCTCGTCGAGTGGACGAGTCTGG TTGCACAATGCCGCTGGCAGAGGACAGCCCTCGAAAAGTCAAGGCAAAATTTCAAGAG ACTCATATTACATTACCACACTATTCATATTACCTG GGACCCACTTTGAGCGAGGACCTGAGTGCCAGCAGCGGCAGCTCCGTGGAGATCAGCGGACTGGCCGGCGAAGCTAAAACGTCGGGACGTGATGATAATTTAGCGCTTTCGTCTGATGAG ATCCTAGAAGACGAGTGGATTATAAAGCAGCATCAGTGGCAGAACCACAGCGTATCAGAGTGGACCTCTCAGCAAGTGGCCGACTGGCTTATGGGCCTCAGTTTAGAACAATATATTCCAGAATTTACTGCCAAAAACATAAATGGAGAAAAATTGCTCCAACTGGATCGTGTCGAGCTCAAG tcCCTTGGGGTAACTTCTTCCCAAGACCGATCCTTGATCAAGAAAAAGATTAAAGGCCTTCAAGTTCTGATGGAGAAGGCCAAGAGGAACCATGAAAAAGTGGAGAAACAACGTGAGAagctcaaaaagaaaatggtg